In Candidatus Brocadiaceae bacterium, the following proteins share a genomic window:
- a CDS encoding DUF2442 domain-containing protein yields the protein MEILLDVISVEPQKDNTLILLFENQEKRRFDMTPYLGKKPFRKLKAAPLFMKAKVAYGTVVWPGNIDIAPETLWDNSKPV from the coding sequence ATGGAAATCTTATTAGATGTTATTAGTGTTGAGCCCCAAAAAGATAACACTTTGATTCTTCTTTTTGAAAATCAAGAAAAGCGCCGGTTTGATATGACGCCATATTTGGGCAAAAAACCCTTTAGGAAACTTAAAGCGGCACCTCTCTTTATGAAAGCAAAGGTCGCCTATGGCACTGTTGTATGGCCTGGAAACATAGATATTGCTCCGGAAACACTTTGGGATAATTCAAAACCGGTCTAA
- a CDS encoding DUF4160 domain-containing protein: protein MPVISMFYGIVVTLYYEDTGRHKKPHIHVRYQGKKASISIEEGTVLAGKFPAKQLRLVQAWIDIHKDELMADWELAASGEEPFRIDPLR, encoded by the coding sequence ATGCCCGTAATTTCAATGTTCTATGGGATAGTTGTCACCCTTTATTACGAAGATACCGGACGCCACAAGAAGCCGCACATTCACGTCCGCTATCAGGGAAAGAAGGCTTCTATTTCAATCGAAGAAGGAACCGTTCTTGCCGGGAAATTTCCAGCAAAACAACTGCGGTTGGTCCAGGCATGGATTGATATTCATAAAGATGAACTTATGGCTGACTGGGAGTTGGCGGCTTCCGGTGAAGAGCCTTTTCGCATTGACCCTTTACGGTAA